CATATCAGCACCGGGAGTCGACATCCTAAGCACATGGCTTCAAAGCTCATCGGCAAACATGACAGCGGAAGGTGTGAGTCTCAGGTCAGCGCAGGGGACATCAATGGCGGCTCCTCATGTTGCGGGGGCGGCGGCTCTGATTGCGTCATATATCCCGGTCCGGGCGACGGCCTATCAGATTAAGCAGGCACTTCTGATAGGGGACGAGCTGAATGTTTATGCCTCATTGAATTACGCTGATGCCAATTTCGAGAATCTCGCCTCACAAGGTACGGAGGGACGCTCCTATGACGATTACAGGGCATATGATGAGACGGATTACAGCACTCCTTCAGAGAGAACAAGCTCATCCGGGGGCTGTTCGGGACTCTCTGCGGGAATCGCGGGGCTTGCGCTTGTGTTCATGCTTGCGCGGAAGAGAATAAACTGATACAATACTGCGCTGTGATACGGGCCGGTGTGGCTCAGAGGTAGAGCAGCGCACTCGTAATGCGCAGGTCAACAGTTCGAATCTGTTCACCGGCTTTCGCAAAGATCCGTCAGAAAATGGCGGGTCTTTTTTTTGTGTGTGTGCATTATGACGTAATTCACGGTGCTATAATATGCAAACTCCTAGTAGAAAGAAGGAATTACCATTGCGTAAAATTTTGTGGCTCGCGTGTGTCCTGTCATTGGCGGCAATCCCTGCACATGCGGAGCTGTCAGCATTGGAGCGCGGAAGCACGGCAGGACGAATCATCTACAGCGTTTCGGATAGTGCTTATCTCACTAAGGACGGAAGCGTGATAACGGAGGAAGCTATATCCGGCCTAAGCTCTGCGGATTACGGCAAAACGGGACTCATTGCTGACGGAAATTCGCGGCTGATCCTGCGCTACAAGTCAGACACTCCCGGCGCTGTGGAGTTCAGCGTATCACCGGCTCTTTCAGGCGCAAGGCTTGAGACTCTCGCGTCAAGGCAGGAAATTACATCAGCGTTATCACTCGCAAGCACGTCAGACGGGTATCAGGCTTCAGCGGTGTTAATCGCCCCGGAGACATGGCCGTCATCAATCACTTATCCCAGCGGAAATTTCACAGTAACAGCAACATTTACGCCTTCAAACGGAAGCGCAGCAACTGAGTCAATGACTCTCACTCTCAAAGCTCCGTCAGTCGTGCTGATTCACGGCGCGTTCGGGGACAATGAGAGGATGTTCGGCTATGCGACAGGCTCAAACACAGGTGTGTGGCGCAAGCTCGAAAACGCCGGACTCACTGTGGCAAGCTGGAATTATGACGGCACAAAGTCCCCGAAGGCTTTAATCTCAAGCAACACGAACGGACTCGCGCAGATCATCTCAGACACTCTCAACAAACTTAACGCAGACGGATACGAAGCGACAAGAGTAGACCTCGTTACGCACAGCACAGGCGGATTGATGGCGCGTCAGTATCTCCGCAATGACACAGACACGGGCAACAAGACAGCTAACTCATACGGACTCGGAACAGTACGCAGAGTCGTAACAATAGCTTCTCCCAATCTCGGAACGCCTATAGGGTCATACCTTGCGGGGAATTTTTCGAGTCTCCCGTCATCGTGGCAGAACTGGCAGGCTAAATCATGGTGGGAAGGCACCGGCTACAATCTCATAAAGGGACTCGCGCTGCGTAATTATGATGTTGACGAGGCAATGAAGGATTTCTCGTTAGGAAGCTCATATCTTGCGGGGCTTGGGTATCCCGGGATTCCGTTCCATTCGATTTACGGCAAAATAAAATCGGACGACGCGAAAATCAGCAAACTTTTTGACGACGTTGTAACAGGCAACATAAAGGGTCTCAGTGAAATTGACTGGCTTCCTGAACAGCTCGTCAGTCAGCTCACATCATCAAAACTTGCTCTCATAAGCGGCGTGCTCAAAAGCCTGTCAGATGATATACGCTTCAAGGAATTACTCGGCGCGTTCTTCGGCGATGATGATTATGATCTCGTTGTTTCAGAGACAAGCGCAAAGGACAAATTCCCCGCGAACGCCGTAACATCATTCACTGGAATCGGAACTCACAATCACGTAATGATTGCCCGGCAGGATGACGTAGGCGACAGAGTATTGGCACTCCTCAGAGGCGGCACGGACAACTTCATGATTAACACGGCTTCGGCGGCTGAATATGACGCGGCATTTGATACTGTTGCGGACTCATTCGGCGAATATCTCAGGGCAAGCGCAGAAAATGACTTGAGCGAATATATTGACTCAACTATGACTCTTGAGACTTCAGCCCCGAAAGATGAATACATGGGCGAGGACGACGGAACAGAACCGACGACTCAGAGCGTGAAACTTTCGGGCAAATCGGCCTCAGCATTCAGCGAAGATATTTATGTTGTTCTTGATGACGGTTACGGTGCGACAAAATTTTTCGTCATGAATCCGACAAACAGAGGCTCATTTGACGTAGATATTTGGGCAGACAAAGAAACAAAGGGACTCTATCAGATATATTACTTCACCGTTCAGAATGGCAAGCTCAAAATTTCTCCGGTTCAGACAGTCGCATACGTTCCGAAATTCAGCAGCAGCGCAACGCCCGTAGTGTACTGGTCATCAGCAGAGAACATTTACGCCCATGAAGGCGAGGAAGTTTTTGCGGGACTTATGGTTAATGCTGAAGGAAAGAATTACGACATCTCCGCGACTGCTCTCGGTGTTGCGGCGTACATAGTATCAGACCCCAGCATAGCGGAAATCACAAGCTACGGACAAATTAAGGCACTAAAAGAAGGCACAACGAAAATCACGGCAACTGCTTACGGGCAGACAGCGAGCGTGAATTTCATCGTGAAGTCCTCAGCGTCAGAAGAAGACACGACAAAGGATCTCACAGTTACGGGCGGAGGCGGAAGCGGAAATGTCATTGCAGGCTCAGGCACAAGCGGAGGATGCAATACGGGACTCGGAGCGTTAATCCTGCTGTCAGCAATTTCACTTTTCGCGAAAAAACGTTAAGCCACAAAAAACGCAACAAAAAATCCCGGAATCGATTTCGACTCCGGGATTTTCTTTCTTCCGTAACAATTTTAGACCCCGCACCCGCCTCCGCAGCTCGCACAGCTTCCCGAACAGCCGCCGCCGAATCGCCACGAATTAATCACAGGCACAAATATATCAAGTATCGCCTGAACATCGTCAGAAACCCCGTCAGTTTCCTCCAGCAACAAATTTTCCATGACCGTCTCTTTCGTGTCGTACCCGTCAAGAATCGCCTGCACTATGTCCCGGAGATATACGCTTTTTGCCAGGCACACAGGGGTGTCAGCAGGAGCGCGGCTCCAGTCTACACGCTCTGAAATAATTTCCTCCATTATTCCGCCTCCGTAAAATAAAGCCCGCAAGACCCGTGATTGAGTCCTGCGGGATTAATGTCAATTATACAGCGTGAATCAAGCCTTACAGTTTCGCCGCGATTGCCTGAATGAACTGCTTGCTGTCAACTACCTGCGGAACGACTCCCTCGCAGAGGCCGGACAAGTCTTTTGTCATGACTCCGCCCTCGATTGTCGAGATTGTAGCCTTTTCGAGTTTGTCGGCAAAGAGTACAAGCTCTCCGTTGTTGTCAAGCTCTCCGCGTTTCCTGAGTGCGCCGCTCCACGCGAAAATTGTCGCAACGGGGTTCGTTGATGTCATTTTGCCCTCGTCGCGGTATCTGTAGTAGTGTTTCGTTACAGTGCCGTGCGCCGCCTCGTACTCGAAATTCCCATCAGGCGAAACAAGTACGCTCGTCATCATCGCCAATGACCCGAAAGCCGTTGAAACCATGTCGGACATTACATCGCCGTCATAGTTCTTGCACGCCCATATGAAGCCGCCCTCGCTCCTCATGACTCTTGCTACTGCGTCATCAATCAGCGTGTAGAAGTATGTGATTCCTGCCTTGCGGAATTTCTCGGCGTATTCCTTCTCGAAAATGTCCTGGAAAATCAGCTTGAATGTCTGATCGTACTGCTTTGAGATTGTGTCCTTTGAGGAGAACCAGAGATCCTGCTTTGTCGAGAGCGCATACTCAAAGCACGAACGTGCGAATGACATTATTGACGTGTCTTTGTTGTACATTGCCTGCAAAACGCCGGGGCACTCGTAATCGTACACTGTCTCGCGGAACTGTGCGCCGTTTTTGCCAGTGAAAAGCAATTCAGCTTTGCCCGGTTCCGGGACTCTGTACTCTGTTCCCCTGTAGACATCGCCATACGCATGACGGGCT
This is a stretch of genomic DNA from Synergistaceae bacterium. It encodes these proteins:
- a CDS encoding NADP-dependent isocitrate dehydrogenase, which encodes MAKIKMANPIVEMDGDEMTRVLWQIIKDDLLLPFVDLNMEYYDLGLPERDKTGDKVTWAAAEAIKKHHVGVKCATITPNKQRVEEYNLHEMWKSPNGTIRAVLDGTVFRAPILTSCIKPVVKNWKKPITIARHAYGDVYRGTEYRVPEPGKAELLFTGKNGAQFRETVYDYECPGVLQAMYNKDTSIMSFARSCFEYALSTKQDLWFSSKDTISKQYDQTFKLIFQDIFEKEYAEKFRKAGITYFYTLIDDAVARVMRSEGGFIWACKNYDGDVMSDMVSTAFGSLAMMTSVLVSPDGNFEYEAAHGTVTKHYYRYRDEGKMTSTNPVATIFAWSGALRKRGELDNNGELVLFADKLEKATISTIEGGVMTKDLSGLCEGVVPQVVDSKQFIQAIAAKL